A stretch of DNA from Magnetococcales bacterium:
CGGCATCACATGGATCCGCTGGGGCTGACCGTCACCGAACTGGCCCACCGGGTGGGCGTCTCCCGAAAGACCATCTCGAAGATCGTCAACGAAAACGGCGCCATCACCGCCGACATGGCGCTTCGTCTGGCCATGGCCTTCAACACCACTCCGGAGCTTTGGCTGAATCTGCAAAACGCCGTCGACATCTGGGAAGCCAGACAGTCCGAAGAGTGGAAAAAAGTGCAACCCATCCCTCAAGAACCTCGTTTACCAACGACCCGGTAATCCATCGGGTCACCCCTTGCCCACGGGCACCGACTCAGGAAGCCATGAATCATGGATGAACCGGTCATCGCATCCAGTGGAAACATCTTCGCGGATCTCGGCTTTCCGCCGGATGAAGCCATGCTCCTGTCGATGCGTGCCGATCTCATGGCGGACTTGCGGCTCGTCATCACGCAGAAAGGGTGGACTCGGACAGAAGCCGCCAAGGTTCTCCGCATCACCCAGTCACGGGTTTCCGATCTGGTATGTGGTAAGTGGGCGAAATTCAGCTTGGACATGCTGGTGATGCTGGCCATCCGCGCCGGAATCCGGGTGGAAGTGCGGCATGCGGCTTGATGAGTATCTTTATTATAAAAGAATGATTAATAAAGTCAAAAGATAGAATACAAAGTCAAAAGACAGAACATTTTCTTTTTTTGATATTTAAAAGATTAAATATTGAAAGGCAGATCACCCCTTGCCCTCCGGCTCCTGCATCCAGAAGCAGTGGCCACCCGACTCCTTCTCCAGCAGCGCCAGAAACAAACGATGAGCCTCCTCCTCCTCCGGCAGAATCGCCCACTGCCGCGCCGGATAGACCTTGCGCCCCACACTCTCCCCCTTGCCGACCACCGGCGGGGGATCGTCCTTCA
This window harbors:
- a CDS encoding HigA family addiction module antidote protein, with the translated sequence MLNARPRLRKPTHPGGLLKRHHMDPLGLTVTELAHRVGVSRKTISKIVNENGAITADMALRLAMAFNTTPELWLNLQNAVDIWEARQSEEWKKVQPIPQEPRLPTTR
- a CDS encoding XRE family transcriptional regulator, whose protein sequence is MDEPVIASSGNIFADLGFPPDEAMLLSMRADLMADLRLVITQKGWTRTEAAKVLRITQSRVSDLVCGKWAKFSLDMLVMLAIRAGIRVEVRHAA